A single genomic interval of Stieleria maiorica harbors:
- a CDS encoding ABC transporter permease, whose translation MILKTSLGERLVYRGDFALGTLMRFLPIITQIFLWYAVFDSIGDPEGSSAAEIGGFGFRDMVAYYLLTMIARAFSSMPGLASGIAQQIREGEIKRFLIQPIDLIAFLLLTRIAHKLAYYAIAVAPFALVFFLARDYFVGGWPSLPVFLAFCGSLVMGFLIGFFLEAAIGMIGFWFLEVSSLLFVIMLFSFFLSGHMFPLTMLPESVLTVVNWLPFKYLAYFPAAIFLEKIPEEELAREMWIEAGWLVFFIILCRIAYARGVKRYSGFGG comes from the coding sequence ATGATCTTGAAAACGTCCCTGGGTGAACGGTTGGTGTACCGTGGCGATTTTGCCCTGGGGACGCTGATGCGGTTCCTGCCGATCATCACGCAGATCTTTTTGTGGTACGCGGTTTTCGATTCGATCGGAGACCCCGAAGGGAGTTCGGCGGCCGAGATCGGCGGGTTCGGGTTTCGGGACATGGTCGCGTACTACTTGCTGACGATGATCGCGCGGGCGTTTTCCAGCATGCCGGGATTGGCTTCGGGGATCGCTCAGCAGATCCGCGAGGGGGAAATCAAACGGTTTTTGATCCAGCCGATCGATTTGATCGCGTTCCTGTTGCTGACGCGTATCGCCCACAAGCTGGCCTACTATGCGATTGCGGTGGCTCCGTTCGCGTTGGTGTTTTTCTTGGCACGGGACTACTTCGTCGGCGGCTGGCCCAGTCTGCCGGTGTTCCTGGCGTTTTGTGGTTCGCTGGTGATGGGGTTCCTGATCGGATTCTTCCTGGAAGCGGCGATCGGGATGATCGGGTTTTGGTTCCTGGAGGTCAGTTCGTTGCTGTTTGTGATCATGTTGTTCAGCTTCTTTTTGTCTGGACACATGTTCCCGCTGACGATGTTGCCCGAGAGCGTGTTGACGGTGGTGAATTGGTTGCCGTTTAAGTACCTGGCGTATTTCCCGGCGGCGATCTTTTTGGAGAAGATTCCGGAGGAGGAGTTGGCGCGGGAGATGTGGATCGAAGCCGGGTGGTTGGTGTTCTTTATCATCCTGTGCCGCATCGCGTATGCCCGCGGCGTGAAACGCTACAGCGGATTCGGAGGGTAA
- a CDS encoding sodium/glutamate symporter gives MSLAILSVAILLLVGVVLRQSLRPLRVLFIPGSVVAGFVGLTAVTLLGRLGGEVVAAKTSELNETLAGWPGPLIAVVFAAMMLQQSGGSPRPHDDSTARRVGRQGLMVWIIVLGETMVGLWATWLLIQPLYDVPNSFGMLIETGFAGGHGTAAAMGQVFASEQVGLEAGLDLGLLMATCGLVYGVVSGIFWINVASRLGWLRDESTQSASASVSQQPKPIGYQTTSPDAIDPLLLQIVWIALAVGAGMLMQAVVLGLAGQIDVVMGAGAASDAVGADAELSKRMSASNVMDFPLFIYTMFGGWLVRRVLRQLGQTHRIDSMTIQRLSSTAMEILVVAAITSLKLSAVAALIGPFSILFVCGAIWTAICLMVISRWVLPREYWFPLALINYGMSTGTTATGFVLLRVVDPELKTGAASDYALAAPLSAPFIGGGILTIALPLVLLERVSIVWPATVIAAAVLVLVGVGRHLGRSD, from the coding sequence ATGAGTTTGGCGATCCTGAGCGTTGCGATCCTGCTGTTGGTCGGCGTCGTGTTAAGGCAGTCGCTGCGTCCGCTGCGCGTGTTGTTCATTCCCGGTTCGGTCGTGGCGGGGTTCGTCGGATTGACGGCGGTGACGTTGCTGGGGCGTTTGGGCGGCGAAGTGGTTGCCGCGAAAACGTCGGAGCTGAACGAGACTTTGGCCGGTTGGCCGGGACCGCTGATCGCCGTGGTGTTTGCGGCGATGATGTTGCAGCAATCCGGCGGCAGCCCGCGGCCCCATGACGATTCGACCGCCCGGCGCGTCGGACGCCAAGGTTTGATGGTCTGGATCATCGTGCTGGGGGAGACGATGGTCGGATTGTGGGCGACTTGGCTGTTGATTCAGCCCCTCTACGATGTACCCAATTCGTTCGGCATGCTGATCGAAACGGGGTTTGCCGGTGGCCACGGTACTGCCGCCGCGATGGGGCAGGTGTTCGCCAGCGAGCAGGTCGGTTTGGAGGCCGGGCTGGATTTAGGCTTGTTGATGGCGACGTGCGGGCTGGTCTACGGTGTGGTCAGCGGCATCTTTTGGATCAACGTTGCCTCGCGATTGGGATGGTTGCGGGACGAATCGACGCAGTCAGCGTCGGCGAGCGTGTCGCAGCAGCCCAAACCGATCGGGTATCAGACGACGTCTCCCGATGCGATCGATCCGCTGTTGTTGCAGATCGTCTGGATCGCCTTGGCAGTCGGTGCGGGGATGTTGATGCAGGCTGTGGTGCTGGGGCTGGCCGGCCAGATCGATGTGGTGATGGGAGCCGGTGCGGCGTCGGACGCGGTGGGGGCCGATGCGGAATTGTCCAAGCGGATGTCGGCGAGCAACGTGATGGATTTTCCGCTGTTCATTTACACGATGTTCGGGGGCTGGCTGGTCCGCCGGGTGCTGCGTCAACTCGGGCAGACCCATCGCATCGATTCGATGACGATCCAGCGGCTCAGTTCCACCGCGATGGAGATTCTGGTGGTCGCCGCGATCACGTCGTTGAAGCTGAGTGCGGTCGCTGCGCTGATCGGGCCCTTTTCGATTCTGTTTGTTTGTGGAGCAATTTGGACGGCGATCTGTTTGATGGTGATCTCTCGCTGGGTATTGCCTCGTGAATACTGGTTTCCGCTGGCTCTGATCAATTACGGGATGTCGACCGGCACCACGGCGACGGGGTTTGTGTTGCTGCGGGTGGTCGATCCGGAGTTGAAGACGGGGGCGGCGAGTGATTATGCGCTTGCGGCGCCGTTGTCGGCCCCGTTCATCGGCGGCGGGATTCTGACGATCGCGTTACCGCTGGTGCTGTTGGAGCGGGTTTCGATTGTTTGGCCGGCGACCGTGATCGCGGCGGCGGTGTTGGTGTTGGTTGGGGTGGGTCGGCACCTGGGCCGGTCTGATTGA
- a CDS encoding ABC transporter permease, with protein sequence MEELLRYIRVFSTFARNSLVRDMTFRMNFFLQCVSSLGWTAMNVGFYLIIFEHTGSIGEGTGWDRDRFFLFIATTWFINSLVQAFFMPNAQEFSEMIRTGGLDFALLKPIDTQFLISFRRVDWSQLSNFFAGGVIAAVSLWNLAHREVDPMVPSALSVVLYLVFLVCGIMIMYSVMITLSATSVWLGRNQSLYNFWFYITNFSRYPMEIYNRGYLGKPLFGLFTFVIPILLVVNVPARILADPLVAREDGAQWYVVWAAVMTVFSVLASRWLFRKSLLSYRSASS encoded by the coding sequence ATGGAGGAGCTACTGCGTTACATCCGCGTCTTTTCGACGTTCGCCCGCAACAGTCTGGTCCGTGACATGACGTTTCGGATGAACTTTTTCTTGCAGTGCGTCAGCAGTCTGGGTTGGACGGCGATGAACGTCGGTTTCTACCTGATCATTTTCGAACACACCGGTTCGATCGGCGAGGGGACGGGGTGGGACCGCGATCGGTTCTTTTTGTTCATCGCGACGACCTGGTTCATCAATTCGTTGGTGCAGGCGTTTTTCATGCCCAACGCGCAGGAATTCAGCGAGATGATTCGGACCGGCGGGCTGGATTTTGCGCTGCTGAAGCCGATCGACACGCAGTTCTTGATTTCGTTTCGGCGGGTCGACTGGAGTCAGTTGTCGAACTTTTTCGCCGGCGGAGTGATCGCGGCGGTCTCGCTTTGGAATCTGGCCCATCGCGAGGTCGATCCGATGGTGCCGTCGGCGTTGTCGGTCGTGCTGTACCTGGTGTTTCTGGTCTGCGGGATCATGATCATGTACAGCGTGATGATCACATTGAGTGCGACGAGTGTTTGGTTGGGGCGGAATCAGTCGCTGTACAATTTTTGGTTTTACATCACCAATTTCAGCCGCTATCCGATGGAGATTTACAACCGCGGTTACTTGGGCAAACCCCTGTTTGGTCTGTTCACGTTTGTGATTCCGATCCTGTTGGTGGTGAACGTTCCGGCGCGGATCTTGGCCGATCCGTTGGTCGCACGCGAGGACGGTGCCCAGTGGTACGTGGTGTGGGCGGCGGTGATGACGGTCTTCAGCGTGTTGGCCAGCCGCTGGTTGTTCCGCAAGAGTTTGCTGAGCTACCGGAGCGCCAGTTCGTGA
- a CDS encoding FliO/MopB family protein, with protein MARHRCCVLVWFTASVISCCAVTCPAQERLPGDSVYRRGVASVSERSFPSEPVQQASAGEFPSLVVPGDADADDRASSDGALAGPVVTTVSSLLVVLAVFGGLVWISRRFGSSRTFQGALPEDVLRNLGGAAIDAKTRVTFLKVGARILVIGQTTAGDPQTLSEITDPEEVERLTNRCLGRPEIVGRRSGYPSGVETSRRDLAAG; from the coding sequence ATGGCAAGACATCGATGTTGTGTTCTGGTTTGGTTCACTGCGAGTGTGATTTCGTGCTGCGCGGTGACCTGTCCGGCGCAGGAGCGGTTGCCGGGCGATTCGGTCTATCGTCGCGGCGTCGCGTCGGTTTCGGAACGTTCGTTTCCATCCGAGCCGGTTCAGCAGGCTTCGGCGGGGGAGTTTCCGTCGTTGGTCGTTCCGGGGGACGCCGATGCGGATGACCGGGCTTCTTCGGATGGGGCGTTGGCAGGGCCGGTGGTGACCACGGTCAGTTCGCTGTTGGTGGTGCTGGCGGTCTTCGGTGGTCTGGTTTGGATTTCGCGTCGCTTCGGATCGTCGCGGACGTTTCAGGGAGCGTTGCCCGAGGACGTGCTGCGGAATCTTGGCGGTGCGGCGATCGATGCCAAGACCCGCGTGACGTTCTTGAAGGTGGGGGCTCGGATTTTGGTGATCGGACAAACCACGGCCGGTGACCCGCAGACGTTGTCGGAGATCACTGATCCGGAGGAGGTCGAGCGGTTGACCAATCGATGTTTGGGGCGACCGGAGATCGTCGGCCGGCGATCGGGGTATCCCAGCGGTGTGGAGACGTCGCGTCGCGATTTGGCCGCCGGATGA